One Paenibacillus riograndensis SBR5 DNA segment encodes these proteins:
- a CDS encoding threonine aldolase family protein → MDISKTLRDEGKSLSEAFNAAPVQLGGHGKREVRVLKEAFAGAGDHVASDMYGAGEVIEEFQAEMAEVLGKEAAVFFPSGTMAQQIALRIWSDRKGSRRVAYHPLCHLEIHEQDGLKELHHLQPLLLAEKDRLITLEDVQNMGAGIACLLLELPQREIGGQLPEYAELEAISAYCRGQGIMLHLDGARLFEVLPYYGKTAAEVCSLFDSVYISFYKGIGGIAGAILAGSADFTGESKIWKRRHGGDLISLYPYIIPSRYYYRQRVDKMGQYYTDAKELAERFNACHKVVTLPEVPVSNMFHVHFALSREQVEPVLITVSEETGVGFTPRLKETGEFSCAYELNIGDLYSGIPKVQLEAAFGLLDRLLKEA, encoded by the coding sequence ATGGATATCAGCAAAACATTAAGGGATGAGGGCAAATCGTTATCGGAAGCTTTTAACGCTGCACCTGTGCAGCTGGGAGGCCACGGCAAACGGGAGGTCCGGGTGCTGAAGGAGGCTTTTGCCGGGGCTGGAGACCATGTGGCCAGTGATATGTACGGTGCAGGGGAAGTGATCGAGGAATTTCAGGCGGAGATGGCGGAGGTGCTGGGGAAGGAGGCGGCTGTGTTTTTTCCCAGCGGCACGATGGCGCAGCAGATTGCGCTTAGAATCTGGAGTGACCGCAAGGGCAGCAGGCGCGTAGCGTACCATCCGCTGTGCCACTTGGAAATTCATGAGCAGGATGGGTTAAAAGAACTGCATCACCTGCAGCCGCTGCTGCTCGCGGAAAAAGATCGTCTGATTACACTCGAAGATGTACAAAACATGGGTGCCGGGATCGCCTGCCTCCTGCTGGAGCTGCCGCAGCGCGAGATTGGCGGACAGCTGCCGGAATATGCGGAGCTTGAAGCAATATCCGCCTATTGCCGCGGGCAGGGCATTATGCTGCATCTGGACGGTGCGCGCTTGTTTGAAGTGCTGCCGTACTACGGCAAAACTGCCGCTGAAGTCTGTAGCCTGTTTGACAGCGTATATATTTCTTTTTATAAAGGCATTGGCGGAATCGCCGGGGCTATTCTTGCGGGAAGCGCCGATTTTACCGGGGAATCGAAGATTTGGAAACGGCGGCATGGCGGCGACCTGATCAGCCTGTATCCATACATCATTCCTTCCAGGTACTATTACCGCCAAAGGGTGGATAAGATGGGGCAATATTATACGGACGCTAAGGAGCTTGCGGAGCGGTTCAACGCCTGCCATAAGGTTGTCACCCTGCCGGAAGTGCCGGTGTCGAATATGTTCCATGTGCATTTTGCCCTGTCCCGGGAGCAGGTCGAACCGGTTCTGATCACAGTCAGCGAAGAGACCGGTGTCGGATTTACCCCGCGTCTGAAGGAAACCGGCGAGTTCTCCTGTGCTTACGAATTGAACATTGGAGATTTGTACAGCGGCATTCCCAAGGTGCAGCTGGAAGCGGCGTTCGGGCTGCTGGATCGACTGCTGAAGGAGGCGTAG
- a CDS encoding glycosyltransferase family 2 protein produces the protein MAHSEELHQAGYRLLNQLNEDIQHPPAGALSSEELIRRCRDRIGSEAGAGVRENLENLAGVIEAYLSQRASEDALDYYLSRQFNIQAVNILELMKGLAELRADRGEQEILFPSSAAPSTLPKVSVIITTYNRKEFLHQAVQSILQQDYPHKEITVIDDCSSDGTAELMSRSFGDDPRVIFMQNETNQGPGHNRRKALEAHGDGEYTLFLDDDDYLIDRSYFSKAVYFHQQHPEIAFVAANVFLEYSKTEQLKPSSLRLSRIIPKEAYFKNFEQKGYPKPASTLTAIFKRDTLMKMDILNMNMVNDASIYLRALLIGDAGFIDTFAGVYRIHGNNITFNLSQSFLIENLEEKRLIRNMAIERYGYSKTEMNEWFNHNVYDTISYYLMNSAKSHTDFKSMYSWASDHCPKAYSQLKRQFRTKLMKKQLLRVSFVRALLNR, from the coding sequence ATGGCTCACAGCGAGGAACTGCACCAGGCCGGATACCGCCTGCTGAACCAGCTCAACGAAGATATACAGCATCCGCCCGCCGGGGCGCTGTCCAGCGAAGAGCTTATACGGAGATGCAGGGACCGCATAGGCAGCGAAGCCGGCGCCGGGGTCCGGGAGAACCTTGAAAATCTGGCCGGGGTGATTGAGGCCTACCTGTCGCAGCGGGCATCGGAGGACGCACTGGATTATTACTTGTCCCGGCAATTCAACATTCAGGCCGTGAATATCCTTGAATTGATGAAAGGTCTTGCTGAGCTAAGAGCGGACCGCGGAGAGCAGGAGATTCTTTTTCCTTCCTCTGCCGCCCCTTCTACCCTCCCCAAGGTCAGTGTAATTATCACTACTTATAATAGAAAAGAATTCCTGCACCAGGCCGTTCAGAGCATCCTGCAGCAGGATTACCCCCATAAAGAGATCACGGTGATCGACGACTGCTCCAGCGATGGCACAGCAGAACTCATGAGCCGGAGCTTCGGCGATGATCCGCGGGTGATTTTCATGCAGAACGAGACTAACCAGGGCCCGGGCCATAATCGGCGCAAGGCTCTTGAAGCCCATGGCGACGGAGAATATACGCTTTTCCTGGATGATGATGATTATCTGATTGACCGCAGCTATTTCAGCAAAGCTGTCTATTTTCACCAGCAGCATCCGGAGATCGCTTTTGTGGCCGCGAATGTGTTCCTGGAGTATTCGAAGACGGAACAGCTGAAACCGTCCAGCCTGCGCTTAAGCCGGATTATCCCGAAGGAGGCCTACTTCAAAAATTTTGAACAAAAAGGCTATCCCAAACCAGCTTCTACCCTGACGGCCATCTTCAAAAGAGACACGCTGATGAAAATGGACATCCTGAACATGAACATGGTCAACGACGCCTCCATCTACCTGCGCGCCCTGCTGATCGGGGATGCCGGGTTTATCGACACCTTTGCCGGAGTGTACCGGATTCATGGAAACAATATTACCTTTAACCTCAGCCAGTCCTTCCTGATCGAGAATCTGGAGGAAAAACGGCTGATCCGCAACATGGCCATCGAACGCTACGGCTACAGCAAGACGGAAATGAACGAATGGTTCAACCACAACGTGTATGACACCATTTCGTACTACCTGATGAATTCCGCCAAAAGCCACACCGACTTCAAGTCCATGTACAGCTGGGCCAGCGACCACTGCCCTAAGGCTTACAGCCAATTGAAGCGCCAGTTCCGCACCAAGCTGATGAAAAAGCAGCTCCTGCGTGTATCGTTTGTCCGGGCATTGCTGAACCGGTAG
- a CDS encoding lipopolysaccharide biosynthesis protein: MKAKRSMLNLGFGLTSQVITIILGFFIPRLIMVNYGSEANGLIASIVQIISYFALLEAGVGAASLQALYKPVAKNDYNHINSILAATSSYYKKTGIYYFISVVLLAVIYPLVIHSEINKLSIMAIILFSGLGGAINYYYQGKFRVLLIAEGKSYIETSIVTIANILNNVVRIILLLQGVDIIAVQASFFVLTVLQIVAFHIYAKRNYKWIDLTRKPDFEAIGQKNSVMVHEISYLIFRNTDVLILTIFTNLKVVSIYVMYNMIFTIVDNIVQTVNGSIKAALGQSYHEGKEAFVKFYDAYEVYFMGLIFSILTVVYILILPFMRLYTAGVNDVDYINFWLPILFVVIKLLTNARTSSNNLITIAGHFRNTQFRSIMESAINLGASIIFVLFFGIYGVLMGTIAALLYRSIDIVVYASRVLLERSPWVTFRRWLINVAVFAAIVFITTKLDLSITSYTGVILWGVVLGLVILPIYYIVGSLMEREVFLYAWGYAKRFRTKLKLKRSKVTASQT; this comes from the coding sequence ATGAAAGCTAAACGCAGCATGCTGAACCTGGGCTTTGGACTTACGAGCCAGGTCATCACCATTATTCTCGGTTTCTTCATCCCCCGGCTGATCATGGTCAATTACGGCTCCGAGGCCAATGGTCTGATCGCGTCCATCGTGCAGATCATCAGCTACTTCGCCCTGCTGGAAGCCGGTGTCGGCGCAGCTTCGCTGCAGGCCCTATATAAGCCGGTTGCCAAAAATGACTACAATCATATCAATTCGATTCTCGCCGCCACCTCCAGCTACTACAAAAAAACCGGGATCTACTATTTCATCTCGGTCGTTCTGCTGGCGGTCATCTACCCGCTGGTGATCCATTCGGAGATCAACAAGCTGAGCATTATGGCGATTATTCTATTCTCGGGTCTGGGCGGGGCGATCAATTATTACTACCAGGGGAAATTCAGGGTTCTGCTGATCGCTGAGGGCAAAAGCTATATTGAAACCTCTATCGTTACGATTGCGAACATTCTGAACAACGTGGTGCGGATCATTCTGCTGCTGCAGGGTGTGGACATTATTGCCGTACAGGCGTCCTTCTTCGTGCTGACAGTCCTGCAGATCGTCGCCTTCCATATCTATGCGAAGCGGAATTACAAATGGATTGATCTCACCCGGAAACCGGACTTTGAAGCCATCGGGCAAAAAAACTCGGTTATGGTGCACGAGATTTCCTATCTGATCTTCCGCAACACCGATGTGCTGATCCTGACGATCTTCACCAACCTGAAGGTGGTCAGCATCTACGTCATGTATAATATGATCTTCACGATTGTCGACAACATTGTCCAGACCGTCAACGGAAGCATCAAGGCGGCACTGGGTCAGAGCTATCATGAGGGCAAAGAGGCTTTTGTCAAATTCTACGATGCGTATGAGGTCTATTTCATGGGCCTGATCTTCTCCATTCTGACGGTGGTGTATATTCTCATTCTGCCGTTCATGCGCCTCTATACAGCCGGGGTCAACGACGTGGACTATATTAACTTCTGGCTGCCGATTCTGTTCGTAGTCATCAAGCTCCTGACCAATGCCCGCACATCGTCCAACAATCTGATCACGATTGCCGGACATTTCCGCAACACCCAGTTCCGTTCGATTATGGAGTCAGCCATCAACCTGGGCGCTTCGATTATCTTCGTCCTGTTCTTCGGGATCTACGGTGTGCTGATGGGAACCATCGCGGCGCTGCTGTACCGTTCCATCGATATTGTGGTTTACGCCAGCCGTGTGCTGCTGGAACGCAGCCCCTGGGTGACCTTCCGCAGATGGCTGATCAATGTCGCCGTGTTCGCGGCTATTGTCTTTATCACCACCAAGCTCGACCTTAGCATCACTTCGTATACCGGCGTCATTCTATGGGGCGTAGTGCTTGGCCTGGTGATTCTGCCCATTTACTACATCGTCGGCTCTCTGATGGAACGCGAGGTTTTCCTCTACGCCTGGGGCTACGCCAAACGCTTCAGAACGAAGCTGAAGCTCAAGCGCAGCAAGGTTACGGCGAGCCAGACGTAG